CCTACTATGTCGAGCACGCCGTGGCCCTGGTAGATATGTACGGCTTCATTATCCGCGACCAGGAATGGGAAATCCCGGTTACCTCGCAGGTGTTGGGCTACCTGAAACTCGACCCCGACAAAGAAAAAGGCACCTTCTTCGTCGAGCTGCCCGCCCAACCCGAAGGTCACTTTGCCGATGTGGACCACGACGGGAAAGAGGAAACCGGGGTTCAGGTGTTTGCCGTATCGTACTGGCCCAACCTGACGGGCGGCCCGTACTCGGTGGGCGACGATCGCTCCTACGGATGGCCCGTATATCTGGCATCCGTGCTTACGGACGAGGAGAACCACAACGAAGTCATCGGCGGGAAACTGATCGTCTGGGCGCCCGACGACCAGCAATCTTTCCCGGTAGGTTTTGGGGATGACGGCCTGCTCTTTACCGACGATGACCCCGTCAAACCCATCCCAGCCGGCTATACCGTGGTGGATCTGGATCAGGAGCCTTTTGCCTTCATCCGCCAACCTGAAGTCGAACTGACCCTTTACGAACCCAAATCCGCGGCCATCAAGGATTTCTCCGACCTATCCTACACGGAAGCCTTCGACCGGATGTTCGACTTTGCCCGGAAGAACTACGCCTTCAACGACATCCAGGGTAAAGCGCCTGATTGGGACGCTCTTTATACCGAACTGAAGCCGCGCGTTGAAGAGGCCGAAAAGCAAGAGGGCGCCGCCGCCTTTGCCCTAGCCCTCCGGGATTTCACCTGGGCCTTCAAAGACGGCCATGTTGGCATGAGTTGGACCCAGGACCTGTACAACCAGTTTCTGGCGGACACCGAGGGGGGCTATGGGTTCGCCATCCGCGAAACAGACGATGGGCGGTTCCTTGTCGTGTTTTTGCTTCCCGACGGGCCAGCCGCGCAAGCCGGCGTCCAAAAAGGTGCCGTGGTCACCGAGTTCAACGGCAAGCCCATTGAAGAGGCGTTGGCCGAGGTGAAACCCTGGTCCATGCCTTTTTCCACGGATTGGGCGCTGCGCTATCAGCAAGCCCGTTACCTGCTACGGGCCAAACCGGGTATGGAGGCCACAGTCACCTTCATCAATCCCGGCGAAGACGCCCCCCAGACCGTCACCCTGACCGCCATCGCCGAGCGCAACAGTTTTGCCTACACCTCCATTTACCATAACGCCCCCGAAAAGACCTACCTGCCCGTGAACTATCGGGTACTCGACTCCGGCGTGGGCTACATTCGCCTCAGCAGCAACTACGATGACCTAAACCTGATCATCCGCCTGTTCGAGCGCGCGCTCAAAGAGTTCCAGAAAGACGAGGTACCCGGAATCATCATTGACATGCGCTTCAATTCCGGTGGCGCTCCTCTGGGCCTGGCGGGTTTCTTCACCGACCAGGAAATTCCGCTCGGCCAACTGGAATACTACAACGAAAAGACCGGCCAATTCGAGGCCGAGGGCCCGCCCGACAAAATCCTCCCCAACGAACACCAATACCGATTCGACAAACTAGCCGTCCTGGTCGGGCCGGGTTGCTATAGCGCCTGCGAGATCGAGGCCTACGGCTTCAGCCAGGGGCCCGGCGCCATCGTAGTCGGGCAGTTCCCCACCTCCGGCACCGAAGCCGAGGTTTCGCGCGGCCAGATCAAGATGCCCGAGGGCATCTCCATGCAAATCCCCACCGGGCGCTTCGTGCTCCCCGACGGTTCGCTCTTCCTTGAGGGCCAGGGCGTCCAGCCCACGCTGCGGGTCCCGCGCAACGAACAAACCCTGCTCACCGACGAAGACGTGGTGCTTAAGGTGGCCGAAGCGTCCATCCTCAGGCCCTTGGGCGCCGGCATCACGCCCTCGGGACCGCCAGAAATCGTCAGCCCAGACAAAGCCGAAAGCATCCTCCTCAGCGGTGTGGACTTCCTGGAAGACAAGGCTCGCGAGAAGCCCTCACCAGAAGATTTCGCCAAGCCGGGCGTGGTGACTTACACCGTACCCATCAACCGCCCAGAGAAACCCATCGTGTGGGCGTACGGATGGTGCGCCACGGACCAGAGCACCCTGGAGGACAACTTCCAGCACATTCAACTCGCTTTCGTCCTGGACGACCAAGAAATTTCCCACGACCTGCTTTCCACCTACAAGTACCAGACGCGCGACGGACTGGCCTGCCACCTGGTTTACGCCGTCCTGCAAAACTGGCCAGCCGGCGAACACCATCTTCGGATTACGGCCACCTTCACCGCGCCCATCAACGACGGTCAGGACGACTACCCTGCAGGAGACTACATCCTGGAGTACAATGTGTTCGTCAAGCCATAAGAGTTCTGCCAAAAAAGCCCCCGCTCGGCTAAGCGGGGGCTTTTTATTTGCACCGTACACTCCTCAGGGGACACTGACCGAAGCGGTAAAGTTCCAGAACCAGTTGTAGGCGTAATACCCCGTGGTGGAACTTTGTAAGCGAATGGCGATCCGCGTCTGCCCGGCCAGCCCTGGCGGAATGGTGAAGGTGGTACTGCTCAGGTTGCCGCTGGCATCGGTGGTGACCGTGTCCACCACCCATCCCCCAATGCCCAGAGTGCCAAAGTAGTTCATCGTCACCATGTAAGTATCATTGGGTGGAAAGTTGTGGGGTTTGATGGTCACCGAAGTATCCCGCACTACATCGGATACATAGAAATACGGATATCCCGGCCAGGGGAGCACCACGCTTGAGCCCCCACTGGTGCCTCCTGAAGTTGTGTTGTTCCAGAACCAGTTGTAGGCGTAGTAACCCGAGGTTGGGCTTTCCAGACGGATGGCGATTTTCGTGCGCCCGGCCAAAGCCGCAGGGATGTTGAATGTGGTCTTGCTCAGGTTGCCGCCGGCGTCCGTGGTCACGGTGTCCACCTCAATGCCGCCGATGCTCAGGGTGCCGTACTCGCCCATGAGCACCTTGTAGGTATCGTTTGGCGTGAAGTTGTGCGGGTCAATGGTCACTGAAGTATCCTGAACCACCGTGGTGATGTAGAAATACGGATAACCCGTATAGCCCGGAATGCTGACTACTGTGTTGTTCCAAAACCAGTTGTAGGCGTAATACCCCGTGGTCGGGCTCTGTAAACGAATGGCGATCCGCGTCTGCCCGGCCAACCCGGCGGGGATGTTGAAAGTGGTCTTGCTCAGCGTCCCGCTGGCGTCCGTGGTGACCGTATCAACCACCCAACCACCAACCCCGTAGGTGCCGTAGTAGTTCATGGTCACCGAAAAGGTGTCGTTGGGAGGAAAGTTGTATGGCGAAATGGTCACACTGGTATCCGCCACCACAGAGGAAATGTAAAAATACGGATACCCTGTATAACTCGGGGTTGCTCCCTGAGCCAGGGGTCCCACACCGCCCAGGGCCACCGAGAGGGCGATGACCCCGGCCAACACGAAACGCCACCATCGCTTCATGATTCACCCTCCTTTGTATTGCCAAGAGCACCCATTGCTAATTTCAGGATACACGAAAGACGGGAAAACTGCAACAGGTGTCCAAAGCGGTGCCCATAGCGATCCTGACAGGCAGGCCCAGGGAAGTCGCCAACGCAGCCCCCAAACTCAAAAAGCCGCGCGGCGATAACTTGACACATTCGGGCGAACCTTTTATAATCCAGGCGCGTTCCTCGGTAGCTCAATCGGCAGAGCGGGCGGCTGTTAACCGCTAGGTTGCAGGTTCGAGTCCTGCCCGAGGAGCCAACGAAGCGGGCCAAGTGGCCCGCTTCGGCTTTTTTGGGCGATGGTTACCGCTTGTCCAGGGAGAGATGCAGCGTCTCAGGCGGCATATCTCACGGATGCAACCACCCCAACACCGCCCAGGTGATGCCCAATCCGGCCAACGCGCTGGCGGCCAACTGGCCATGGTATGCTTTTTGCGATACAGACGCGCCCAGGCCACCAGGGGCAAGGCCAGATACATCACGGCAGTCCCCCGTCCAAAGGCATAGACCAGCAGGATGGCAAACCCGCTCACGCTGACCATGTGCAGGCTGGTTTTCCAGAAGCTGGAAATGGTGAACATGGTGACTCCCAGCGCCACATAGACCAAGGCCAACGCCCAAACCAGCCGAGGCGCCCCACCCCACAGGAGCAGCACCAGCACAATACAGCATGGGCAACCCGGTGAGGATGAGAAAGGTCAATACAGCCCAGCCCACGCCACGCCATCCGCCGGCCTTCCACCCAATCAGGGGAAAGACCTACACGGAGAGCATGGAACTGTCAAAGAACACGGAAACCCAACGGGCCAAAGCAGAAGCGTGCATGATGTTCTTCTCCTGAGCCGTGATGTGATGATAAAATCTGAGCGACGATATACGGTCAGGATAAGGCCGCCTCAGCCAGGACATCTGCGGAAACTCGCTGCCCCCAGCGAACCTCCCCCACGCCGCAAGGTAAGGCAAAGCGCACCTCGCCAGCCCGACGCTTTTTGTCGCGGGATAGAAAAGCGATCACCTGGTCCCGATCCAGCCCCTGGGGCACTGCGGTAGGCAGGCCCAGCCCGGCCAACACGGCCTGCAAACGGTCGGCCCAGCCTGGCGCGGCCAGACCCAATTGCTCGGCCAGACGCGCCTCGATCACCAACCCGATGGACACGGCTTCGCCATGCCGCAACCCATAGCCTGCCGCAGCCTCCAGGGCATGGCCCACGGTGTGCCCCGCGTTCAGGACGGCACGGATGCCCCGCTCAAAGGGGTCTTCGGTCACAATCCGCACCTTGACGGCCAGGGCCCGCCGCACCACTTCTTCACGCCGTTCCTGCACCGCCGCCATCCCCTGCGCCAACAAGGCCCAAAGCGCAGGATCGCCGATGACGGCGTGCTTGACCACCTCGGCCAGCCCACTCCGCCACTCCGCGTCCGGCAAGGTCTCCAGGGCCGTGGGGTCCACCAACACCAGGCGCGGGGGATGAAAGGCGCCCACCAGGTTCTTCCCCTGGGGCAGGTCAATCGCCGTCTTGCCGCCCACCGAGGCGTCCACCATGGCCAGGAGCGAAGTGGSCAGGTTCACCCAGGGGATGCCACGCATGAACGTGGCCGCGGCGAACCCCGTCAGGTCCCCCACCACGCCGCCGCCCAGGGCCACGACCAGACTGTGGCGGTCCAGGCCACGCTCTAACAAAAAATCCCACACTTGCGTAAGGGTGGCCAGGGACTTGGTGCTTTCGCCAGGGGGCAAGGTCAGGAGATGGACGGCAAACCCGGCGCGGCGCAGGGCATCGGCCACAGGATCAGCATACAGGGCGGCAACCTGCTCATCGGTGACCAGGGCCACGGCGGGCCGCTCAGGGAAGCGGGCGGCCAGTTCCCGGCCCACCTGAGTCAGCCCCCCGACGCGCACCAGCACCTCGGAAGGCTGTTCGCGCATCTTCTGTCGAAAGATGCCGGCCTGGATTTGTGCCTGCCAGGCCACCTCGGCGGGGTTCAGTGTGTCCACCGTCACCCGGCGCGCAAAGGAGGCGTAATGGGCCGCCCGTGCGGCCAACAGGCGGCGCAATGCCCCCTCATCCTCCCCAGGCAACAGGGGACGCCCGCCACGCTGGGCCTTCACCCGCTGCGCCAGCGTCTCTGGAGAGGCTTGCAGCAGCACCACCGGGCCGTGGGCCTCCACCAAACGCCGCGAGGGGGCGTGGAGCAGGGCACCCCCTCCCAGGGCCAGCACCGCCCCTGGGGTTCCGGCATAGGCTTCGACGAGGTCCTGCAGGGTTTGGGCCTCCAGGGCGCGGAAGCCCTTTTCCCCCTGGCGCTGAAAAATAGCCGGGATGGGCATCCCCGCCCGCGCCTCAATGGCGCGATCCACATCCACCAAAGGCCATTCGAGCCGGGCGGCCAGATGACGTCCCACTGTGCTTTTGCCCACCCCCGGCGGGCCGTAGAGAAAGATCAGCATGGCGTCGCTCCAAAAGCCACGGCCCGGCAAGGGCCGGGCCGTGGAAGGTCATGCAGCGGCTTCGCCCGGCTTACGCCGGAACCAGGTACGCCATTCGCGGTTCT
This portion of the Anaerolineae bacterium genome encodes:
- a CDS encoding PDZ domain-containing protein; this translates as MVKVIGTFTYTNDIITTYYVEHAVALVDMYGFIIRDQEWEIPVTSQVLGYLKLDPDKEKGTFFVELPAQPEGHFADVDHDGKEETGVQVFAVSYWPNLTGGPYSVGDDRSYGWPVYLASVLTDEENHNEVIGGKLIVWAPDDQQSFPVGFGDDGLLFTDDDPVKPIPAGYTVVDLDQEPFAFIRQPEVELTLYEPKSAAIKDFSDLSYTEAFDRMFDFARKNYAFNDIQGKAPDWDALYTELKPRVEEAEKQEGAAAFALALRDFTWAFKDGHVGMSWTQDLYNQFLADTEGGYGFAIRETDDGRFLVVFLLPDGPAAQAGVQKGAVVTEFNGKPIEEALAEVKPWSMPFSTDWALRYQQARYLLRAKPGMEATVTFINPGEDAPQTVTLTAIAERNSFAYTSIYHNAPEKTYLPVNYRVLDSGVGYIRLSSNYDDLNLIIRLFERALKEFQKDEVPGIIIDMRFNSGGAPLGLAGFFTDQEIPLGQLEYYNEKTGQFEAEGPPDKILPNEHQYRFDKLAVLVGPGCYSACEIEAYGFSQGPGAIVVGQFPTSGTEAEVSRGQIKMPEGISMQIPTGRFVLPDGSLFLEGQGVQPTLRVPRNEQTLLTDEDVVLKVAEASILRPLGAGITPSGPPEIVSPDKAESILLSGVDFLEDKAREKPSPEDFAKPGVVTYTVPINRPEKPIVWAYGWCATDQSTLEDNFQHIQLAFVLDDQEISHDLLSTYKYQTRDGLACHLVYAVLQNWPAGEHHLRITATFTAPINDGQDDYPAGDYILEYNVFVKP
- the aroB gene encoding 3-dehydroquinate synthase, which translates into the protein MLIFLYGPPGVGKSTVGRHLAARLEWPLVDVDRAIEARAGMPIPAIFQRQGEKGFRALEAQTLQDLVEAYAGTPGAVLALGGGALLHAPSRRLVEAHGPVVLLQASPETLAQRVKAQRGGRPLLPGEDEGALRRLLAARAAHYASFARRVTVDTLNPAEVAWQAQIQAGIFRQKMREQPSEVLVRVGGLTQVGRELAARFPERPAVALVTDEQVAALYADPVADALRRAGFAVHLLTLPPGESTKSLATLTQVWDFLLERGLDRHSLVVALGGGVVGDLTGFAAATFMRGIPWVNLXTSLLAMVDASVGGKTAIDLPQGKNLVGAFHPPRLVLVDPTALETLPDAEWRSGLAEVVKHAVIGDPALWALLAQGMAAVQERREEVVRRALAVKVRIVTEDPFERGIRAVLNAGHTVGHALEAAAGYGLRHGEAVSIGLVIEARLAEQLGLAAPGWADRLQAVLAGLGLPTAVPQGLDRDQVIAFLSRDKKRRAGEVRFALPCGVGEVRWGQRVSADVLAEAALS